In Fusarium falciforme chromosome 9, complete sequence, the sequence TGTGGCCGGTGGTCAAGATACTGACTGGTCCGAGAGCCACGCCACCCCTTTCATCATCTGGCCCGAAGCGATAGCTCGACCTGGATCCGGGGGCTGCCCCTCTTGTGAGGGAGGTGTCGAGGGCGGAGATAGCTGCCGATGCACCAGTCCTGAAAGAGAAGCTGCCTCAACTCCATCGAGTGTTTATTTTTACATCTCAACTGTGCCTTATGACGACCTCAACCGCTCCCAGCAGAAGGGTCGGGCATCCACGATCCTGGTCCCATCATATCTATCTGCTCCAAAGGGGGTGGCCGTTCCATCCACGTCTGGCCAGTGTCCTCGTTCCGCCCCGCATCATGGCTGTGAGCAAGTGAAATATCGAGATAACGCTGTCACGGTCATTAGTCTCATGTCTTCCCCAACTTCGTGATGAGCATGCCACAGCTCCGCAACTTACCCAGTCCATGTTATTGGCCGCCGTCTCCATCCATGAGGGGTCAAAGTCGAGCCCCTCGGTCCCCATGCCTGGGAAGTTCATGCCAGCTCCCGCATCGGCCGTCAGACCAAGAGATAACGGTGTTTGCCCCGACGTGGATCCTGTTGAAGAGCCTAATGCGGCGTCAGTCAGTCTGCCCCGTGTCTGCTCTCCGCAAGTTTCTCTACCTAGCCCCAGTGATGAGAGCAAACCCGCATCATCCCCAATCGACCCCAGAGTGCTGGGGTCCACCGATGGTGCGCCGAGTGAGGATGATTCATGCCCGATACTGAAGGTTGGCGGCGCTGGGCCGGGAACGCTTGCCGGGCCTTGGACGGGGGCTCCAAGTTTAGCCAGCATAGTAGCCAGCGTATCAGctgtcttcttgacctctGTCACGTCTTGCGCGACCTCTGACCAAATAAAGTGAGACCGCTTAATCATACCCAGGAGCTCCTCCTTAGTGGGCGTTGTCTTTGACTGTGACATCCAGTCATATTCACCACCAAACTCGGAGTAAGCGTCGTTCTTGATAACGAGGTACAGAACCATGGCAGCCAACAGAAAGTCATGCACCGCCAAGGACGATACGAACCATCCATTCTGGCTGAGGACGTGGCCCGGCTTACAAGCCTCTCGGATGGTGTTTTGATACTCGAGCAGTGATATTGCGCCCTCAAGACATTGCCTGCGCGAGTAGTCATGCTCGCGTCGAGGGATTGCCTCGGCAAGATATCGTCGGTGCAGGACACAACGACACTTGTTGAACAGGGCAGCCAGACCGAACCTATGGATGAGAAGCATAGGTGGATCACCAACACACTCGTCGAGCGGGCGTACCATCATGAACGATGGGACGTTACGCCATGTCTCCTGCAGCAAGTCATCAAGCTTGAGGACTTCGGCGTAACTTGGCGGCGACAGGGCATGGGCTTGACGGGCGATCTGGCCAAAGACTCGGAGGATCTTTGTCTTGTGGATCGGGTAGGTCATTGTGGTGTAGTCGGTGGGCGGTCGACTCAGGGGTAACTCGACGGTATCTTCGTCAAAATCGTCATCTTGCAGGTTCCGAGGTACTGTTGTGTCGGTCTCGATGCCTTGCAACAGACTTGGAAGGCCCATGTGAAACGAGACCAGAAGCTCGACCTGGATAGCCATATTCCACATGCGGCGGCGCATCTCACCCTCGAAGGGGGTGATATTAGCCAGCTTGCTCGGGTCCCTATGGAGGCCCATCTTGAGCATAAGACGAATGCACACACCCGAGAGGACGTAGCAGTTCATCTGAGCCGCCCGGTTAAACAGGAAGTGCGACTCGACATAGAGGAGAAAGGCCGGCAGAGTTGCCGGAGTGGGCTGCGTGTATTTTCCCCAGACCAAGGCCCATCCAGCACAAGCCTTGTAGTGACGGATCCTGTCAAGAGGCGGAAGAGGAGAGTCGCCTTCTACCTCGCTCGAGTTCATAAAGTTGTTgaagaagacgccgaggCTGAGCATCATGAAGAGCTGGGCGATCCAGTGCAGTGAGGCCTGATTTGGGTCTTGCCAAAATTTGGCGTACTGTGGTTGTTAGAGACGATATATTCATCCTTCTTTCAGAACTTACAGCTCTCGTAAACGTCGGTCGATGAACGATATCTGTCGGATGTAAGCTTTCTCATTCAGATGGGCGATTTGGTGATAGCTACGTTGAGAAGGGCTCATCGAAGCGAAATAACGCGTGATGAGCCGGTCTGCTACATTTCGTTCTGGAAGACGACTCAGCAGTTCTTCACGATTCTTCGGACCAGCTCTCGTATTCAGGATCACCTCAGTTGCGTCAATCTCGTCGGCCAAGATCTCATCGTCCTCCAGATCTTCCGGTTGATCAAAATAACTCTTGAGATCTTCAATCTATAGCTTTGTCAGCATGATGTCTCAACCATCAGCTCATAACTTACATCCTCCAACATGGCCATACAATGGGTCGCTCCCACATACGTCGTTGCTTTCTCTCCTCTCACGACATGCCCCTGCACCTCGGGCCCAGCCACCGGAGCGCCGTTGGCTTCCCCGGCAGGTTTCGGCCCCGCGCCGCCCTCGGCGTCCATCATCTCGCGGACCATGCCCTCGAGGCGCTTCAACCGTGCCGACATGCCCTTTGCGGGGCGCTTCTTCTCAGGCCGCGGCGCATACGCACACTGAGCAGCACGGCCCTTCTTTTCGCATTGGCTGCATGGCTGTTCGCGGTCGCACTTGAGCTTGGAGGCGCGGCATGGTGCGCAAGAAAGGAGGACGCGAGTGCGCTTCTGGCGGGCTTCCGAGGTAGATGAGTGATCATTGTCGTTAGGGCTAGAGTCCAGCTCCATGGTGGTGAGGGGACGTTCCTATGAACGCGAATGACCTCTGCGTGTGTATAGAATGCCAGCGAGGCGGTTTTATACCGATCCACTCAGCGGTTCTGTGCTGCTGCGATGATTGATGTTGTGAGGCGAGGTGAGATATAAGTGTGGTTTTAGTCGATATCACCTAACGTTACTACCCTGGATCCTTGCGACGCGTAAGGCTGATGGGCGCCTCAATGACGATTTCGACCACTCACTCAATGCCAAGAACAACCACTTGAAGATGTTCATTCTGAAAACattatttttatctaaaCCTCCTGTGCAACTAATCTCAAGTCGTGAAACAGAAAAAATACCCCATGCAATGCATCATAATTTGTAGCGCACATGTTCCCATTTGCCCCGCCCTATGAGTCTGGTGCGCCTGGCAGCCTCTCTATCACGTACTTGGCCCGCGCAACGCTCATGATGGGCACGCCGGGAATCTTCCTTAGCCGCTGCTTCAGCGCCTTATCGTTTGTGCCCACAATGTATATCCTGTTCTTCTGCACTCGGTCCACCAGACAGTCATCGGCATACGTGCCCTTGTGATCGCACTCCAGCCTCGTCCACCGCTCGTCCCTCGCAACCCGCAGCGCCAGGCGGAACTTCTGGCCAAGACCCTCGAGTTCGCTCATGACGCACGAGGTGATGATGGGGTTACACTTTGCGTAGAGGCAGTCCATCATAGAATCAAGCAGCGAGAGCTTGCGCTGGACCGTGTGGTTGATAAAGTTTGTGTCGACGAGGACGTTGTAGGGCGGGACGAGGGCCGTGTTGTGCTGGAAGAACATGTTGCTGGGCATCTGGGGCGCCTCGCGGATGAGCTCGCCGTTGatggtcttcttggcctttgcaGCAGCGACCAattcggccttggccttgttctccttTAACCTGTCATCGCGACGACCGATGACTCGCTTCACCTGTTGCGCTTGAGAGTTAGAGAGAGTGAACATTTTGGCGCTTATCGATAAGGACTGCCCACCTGCGCAAACTTGCGAGTCTTTTTCGCAACACCCATGGCTGTTGATAGTCGGAAGAATTAAGAGAGACGAGTCGCAGGTGCTTAAACAGTTC encodes:
- a CDS encoding Zn(2)-C6 fungal-type domain-containing protein, which gives rise to MELDSSPNDNDHSSTSEARQKRTRVLLSCAPCRASKLKCDREQPCSQCEKKGRAAQCAYAPRPEKKRPAKGMSARLKRLEGMVREMMDAEGGAGPKPAGEANGAPVAGPEVQGHVVRGEKATTYVGATHCMAMLEDIEDLKSYFDQPEDLEDDEILADEIDATEVILNTRAGPKNREELLSRLPERNVADRLITRYFASMSPSQHIVHRPTFTRAYAKFWQDPNQASLHWIAQLFMMLSLGVFFNNFMNSSEVEGDSPLPPLDRIRHYKACAGWALVWGKYTQPTPATLPAFLLYVESHFLFNRAAQMNCYVLSGVCIRLMLKMGLHRDPSKLANITPFEGEMRRRMWNMAIQVELLVSFHMGLPSLLQGIETDTTVPRNLQDDDFDEDTVELPLSRPPTDYTTMTYPIHKTKILRVFGQIARQAHALSPPSYAEVLKLDDLLQETWRNVPSFMMVRPLDECVGDPPMLLIHRFGLAALFNKCRCVLHRRYLAEAIPRREHDYSRRQCLEGAISLLEYQNTIREACKPGHVLSQNGWFVSSLAVHDFLLAAMVLYLVIKNDAYSEFGGEYDWMSQSKTTPTKEELLGMIKRSHFIWSEVAQDVTEVKKTADTLATMLAKLGAPVQGPASVPGPAPPTFSIGHESSSLGAPSVDPSTLGSIGDDAGLLSSLGLGSSTGSTSGQTPLSLGLTADAGAGMNFPGMGTEGLDFDPSWMETAANNMDWRYLDISLAHSHDAGRNEDTGQTWMERPPPLEQIDMMGPGSWMPDPSAGSG
- a CDS encoding PINc domain-containing protein; protein product: MGVAKKTRKFAQVKRVIGRRDDRLKENKAKAELVAAAKAKKTINGELIREAPQMPSNMFFQHNTALVPPYNVLVDTNFINHTVQRKLSLLDSMMDCLYAKCNPIITSCVMSELEGLGQKFRLALRVARDERWTRLECDHKGTYADDCLVDRVQKNRIYIVGTNDKALKQRLRKIPGVPIMSVARAKYVIERLPGAPDS